The genomic region CAGCATTTACTGATACTGTATGTGCAGGCTGCACAGATGGAACTTATTCAAATGGCTCTCTGACGGCCTGCTTACCACATACAAAGTGAGAAGTGTCCACAGATCATTTAAAGTGTCCACAATTTCATTTGAAGATTACTCTAAAACTGGATATACtaatattactgaataaaatCTCTTCAGATGTGAGACTAGGGGACTTACAGAAATAAAAGCAGGAACATcatcctctgatgctgaatgtgaGAAAGTGACTTCGGTTGGTCTTATAGTTGGAGTCACTACAGTTCTTGTAGCTGTTGTGGCTGTGGCTATTTTATCAGCATTCATCAGACACAGAAAACATAAAGCAAGGTGTTCTAAGAAATGTAAGAACTAAATTCTTATTATAAAATTGgattaaatgcttattttaacGTTACTATAATTAACAATATCAGTACTAATACTTTTTATATAGCAGGTGTCCATCGCACCCTACAAGAACCAACTGAGGATGATGAAAGAATAAGTGAATATCTGAACAGTTCTTTATTAACACAGTCAAACATTTCAAATATGATTATAATAGGAAGCACCttacaataatatttatgtaGTCTTCAATCTAAAAGTacataatgctttattttttttttttattattcttttaaagacGTTGCCGACTCCGCTGAACCTACTTTGATAAACCAGTGTTAACAGGTAAGAGCCAACAGCTGATCAATTGTatctttatattataatgtttagaCTGCTCACATTAAACTTGCTGTGTCGTTCTTCCTTTGAAAAAGTGCTTTCTGGTTAATGTCCCAGAATCTCCAAATGACAACCATTTATTTTTAGTACtgattttccttaaaaaaattcaGAAACTAAAGACATTACTACTATAGAGTGCATTAAATTGACTAGGgacaattaattataaattattatattatatatattatattataattattaatgaaatattgttcatgttattattttcagacattgTTGTCTAGGCTAGTGAGGGGAGAAGCTTTTCTAAACTCTGAATAAGTTGAATCATGTGCTTTGCGAAATGATTTGTTCTTTCAATTCACTTGAAGCAGCACATTCTGGTGGCACCTCAAATCAACATAACGAGAACACCAGTGTGTAATGACACCTTTAGCAAATTGTTAAGGTTTTCATAAAGTATAACCTATCAAATcattaaatatcttaaaacattaagtgtatatatttttttgtgttgtttatttgtttttagtgtttgtgttttttgagagGGCTTGCTATCAGACCAATTTGAGACAAGGCCTATATAACATCACTCTATTTTTCCAAATTTGACTCTCATTAAAACTGAACCTAAATTATAAAGATCACTGATCAGTTAAAACCATATTTCTGCTTCATTGGTCAACAAGATCAACTACCTTTGTGAACCATCAAAATGTACAAATCTAGCTTTTTTCACTACTAGAACCTGTCATTGCTTGATGTGTGTTCACTTAAATGACACAGTACAGTAAAATTAAATGgcattgtgggggaaaaaaaatgtattacacaggCCAATTTTGTGTTATTCATACAGGACATACAGGACTTTTTACAGATTATGAGGAAAAAATGGCTTAAGCACATCAGTGGATCAAAGgattaattatgtttttctttccACAGAATCGCAACATGTTTTCTTCTCCACTAAGAAACAGAAAAGTGTGTGCTGACATGAGGGATACTTATAGTGTTAAAGTGTATGTTGATTTTATGAAtactgtttttaaatttaaataataaaacttacaATGATGACCTCATGTTTATCAGCCATTTGTCCCAAAGAAATCAGTGACCAGCTTCTATCTGCAATGTAAATCCACAATGTAGTTTTCTCTGGAGGGTGACCATGGATACACTGATTCTAACATCAACTGCAATCAAGAGAATATGgcaagataacttttttttttttttgtgaaatgcaaTATCATACTGTGTTCATCATAATTAAGGCCCTTCCCCAAATGACACCTCATGTGCACTTCCGGTCTTGTGGACTTATAAtggttgaacacaaaagaagatatttggaagaatgtttgtaaccaaacagatcTCAGTCCCTATTGACTAccatagtatatatatttttttcctactaagtcaatggggaccgagatctgtttgattctgtcattcttccaaatatcttcctttgtgttcaacagaacaaagaaactcatacaggtttggaacaacttgagggtgagtaaacgatgatagaattttcatttttgggtgaactatccctttaaggccacGTTTACTCATTTTATCTTCACTGAAGCGTTAACATCGGTTATTcaaaatggaggtttaaaaagaCATGGATAAACATGGTGGGGTTTTTACAAGTCGTACGACATAAGCTattgctttttcttctttttggtaAGACGAAGAGCTGTGTGAACCGGTTGTGTTGAACTCTTAAAAGTAAAAACGCCATTAAAGTAAGACAAATCTTACACTACATAAAGAGGGAGGTCTGGCGataaatcaaaagtgaaagttaaaCACGTTAAAtagtcttttttaattattatttgtacatGAAATCATGAAAGTTTTGAATGGCGTAATTGGTACTAAAACTGGAGCATTCTTGTTCCTAACAGTTCTTCGTACACAGTTCGCATTCGGAAAAGCTTGTGGCCCGACTGAATATAAATCATCTGCTGGAGAATGTTGCCCCATGTGCAATATTGGTAGGTTCACTAATCattaagcacattttaaataAGCGATACTAACATTGATAGTTTTACAAcgtacaacattattattatttttttcattctatttCAAAAGATACCTAAAATCTGTAGTTACATGTTCACCGGATGTAAGGGGCACTTTGTGAGTGACGCAGTTTAAATACACTTGTTTCTTTTGTGATAAAGCTGTCTGCACtggaaaattaatttaatttaatttaatttgttttttcgTAAatgatattcaatatatatatatattactagtttgattacaatttaatatCAATATAGGCTGAAAATGTAAGATAAATATTAGTATGCAATTGTATAAATAATCAgtgtttattctatttttatgcaATTTCCCCCTTAAATACATTAAGATAAAAGTTACTCACCTCTGCATTCGTTGCTGAAATCCGACCTTGAGCTGACGGCAGATCACTTGTTGTTCTTCTGGGTAATATCCCCGCATTGAGCATCTTCCTTCACTTGGGCGAGGGTTGTATCTTCTTCCTGTGCCCATCCCTGCTCTGTATGTTACTTAAAACGCCAATCAAATAACCTGTCAAAAGCTTCGacttgatgatttatttttacatcaaCCACAACATCTCAGATGAACGTACGCAGAACTTGCTTCTCTGTTAAGGTTGATGGTGAAGCACGTGTGTTATTTATAAGGCTCCATTTTAAGCATATGGTCAGAGTAAACGTGTTTTGCATAGCCAATTGTCAGCATGCCTTGCTTACGACAGGTGACAGTTTATTACACTTGTTAAATCACTTTTAACAGTATTATATGCATTATTTCCTTACATGTCTGGTCTGGTGTCTTCCAACCCCAAGATCAAGAAGTAAACCACTGTTTCTTTATGTGTTGTTTGTAGGATCAGTTGTTCACCTTGACTGTAGTGGGGACTTTAGTACCACGTGCAAACCCTGCACTCCAGGAACATTCATAAGTGAGCCTAATGGGCTTCATAAATGTTTCACATGCAGAAACTGTGTTgaaagtatgtgttttttatgtttgtttgtttttaatctttgtGTCATTTACTTGTATTACTTCTGTATGTATTACTGTCCTCCTTTAGGTCAAGGCCTTTACATCCGGCATAAATGCACTACAATACAAGACACCATCTGTGGTATACTTGATGAATATTACTGTATTGATTACTCAAATTTACAGTGTAGTCACGCTCAAAAACACAGTGTTTGCAAACCAGGACAAGAAACAAAAACACCAGGTATTGTTTCAGAATACTTAAaagaatatttgtatatattcctgtaataaaattcatacattttttcatgatttaatGTTCAAAGGTATGGTTCGCCCAAACAGGTGAATTTAAGAACACTCTCGGTGTCTGCCTTACAGGAACAAAGACATCAGATGCAGTATGTGTGGACTGCTCTCATGGGTTTTATTCTCCATCAGGTTTGAACTGCACCAAATGGACTGAGTAAGTAAAATATGATTTGTTCTTCCTGCAGTATTTGGAATTTTATCtgtttttaatgatgtttattttttctcagtTGTTCAGCTAGGAATGAAATTGAGACAGAAAATGGCAGCTCTGTTAAAGATGTCACATGCACAACGAAAAGGCGGGAAAGATATGGTCTCATTTTTGCAATAGTCTTAACATCATTATTCTACATAATTCTATACATTGCCCCACAGAGCACAAGTAAGTAAATGCAGGATTAatctgagtttaaaaaaaaaaaaaatcataatcattattattaaaatgaaagattataatgaattaattaattgaatcatTATTAAATGTCTTGTGATTAAAATTATGTGATCTTGTTTGTATTGAGATCAgcctaatacattttatttaaaaagtctttaacaAGATTAGTTATTGTCATTAACTTTGTTAGTAGGgtaataaatgttaatacatttaatgttatacataaaaaataaaaataaaaataaattaaatggcaATACACAATATACCCACAATTTAAGTGTTATTTTAAGAATTAGTTTCTGGCGGGGGGATTCTGCTACAGAATGTACTAATTATGTTTGCGTTTATTGCAGTATTGTACTATAATCACCACAAATAATAAatctcttttttatgttttataggtTGTAAACTTAAagtaagttattttttattaaaaaaagaatgtaatATTTGATGCTGCATTTTTCAACAATTTAATTTAGGTCAATCCCCTTCTACTATTGAACTATGTATATTATTCTTCACacgtttaattattaaaaaataatttgctctGTTATAAGTTCTTTGAGTTTATGAAAGTCTTGAAaagttaatgaaaatgatttgcCTTGATATTGGCTGATGTTGGTTTTTGTTACACTCAACAGTATCCTATTGAAGAAACAAATCCTGCAGCCCAAGACAACACAGCACAACCCAAAAACAACACACTGCAAGAGGTAATAACTAGTCATTCAGgtgaaaaagttataaaaaaaccTAATATATGTACATATTGTTTGTTTACAGGGATAAACACTTAGGAACAAGTTGCTTCCCAAGAATCTGTCACACCACCTGATGGTTCTCTAGCAACCCACTTATTATAGAAGTGTGACATTGCATTCTTATCCGTCTGCTGTGACCTTGTCGTGGTGGAGAAGCTTGAGTTCTTCCAGCACCTTGAGAACTGTGAGAGCATGTTAACCACACCAGTGTAATCACATCTAGGAGGACAAACTAACATCAAGCACCTATACAGACCtagggcctgttcttcgtacgtcgcttattacatctgagatcaaatgacacatccaagatgatatcatcatgctaatcatgatccggctaattgggttcttcaaacacacctgttgtgtatgattagtatcgctggattgagttatctgagataattgcgcgttcatgtgttggcttaaaaggggatatgtatcgatactcgaaaccatgatcagcagtgcagcgattggctggtggcaagacgggaatgtaatgacgtcatataatttaaaacgacacctgacgaaaaacttgacaaatttctggacttttataaggaaacagccaagcaaacaaaactacataaatgttataatagatacatgaaacagctaatagatacatgtttttattttattagaaaatttTTCCATGactcccaattatttagattcgcaattaataatagttgtgcagtctttacatttttatttgaatgtagaAATTAATCTATTCATTTCaatttatatttggacagatttgttacgtgacagcattaatgaaagtttcttaagggtcaatatcatgttatctgcatctcctgcgctccatcaagccactcttataatagcagtcatcactcaaaataatgcacgactctattatctgaatagcgtgtgtaagactctaatacaattatgtatgtatgtatgtaagtaataattttatgacaaataaatatttcagtgagtaaaactggctgtctatagtaggctgttatggactacacagcattaatatattatttttaaataatttttttaatgattattattttaaattattgtccctggatcagtacgatactcttgtaataaagtagcggtggtggcagacatattttgagtatcagttctggttgaaaagaagcgatctaatcctgtttacatgaaataagcctgcttgCTATGACagcctgttgctatgacagcaactccgggatgagcttcgaagaaccaaacaaTCCAacatcacgccaaatcgtcaacatttaaatccagctaactgagttagcgacgtacgaagaacgggcccctacTTATCCCTGACACAACAACAAATAGACTGCATTTGAAATACCATACTGTAAGAAGATCAACTACTTCTGTCCGGAGAACAGGGCTAATGCAAACCTTTTCTCAGTGACTGTTTACAAAGGTTGTATTTCGTAGTCAACGTCTAGACAGCTAAAAGTGATTGATAAAACAACTAAA from Carassius auratus strain Wakin unplaced genomic scaffold, ASM336829v1 scaf_tig00020493, whole genome shotgun sequence harbors:
- the LOC113076428 gene encoding tumor necrosis factor receptor superfamily member 14-like, producing MCNIGSVVHLDCSGDFSTTCKPCTPGTFISEPNGLHKCFTCRNCVESQGLYIRHKCTTIQDTICGILDEYYCIDYSNLQCSHAQKHSVCKPGQETKTPGEFKNTLGVCLTGTKTSDAVCVDCSHGFYSPSGLNCTKWTDCSARNEIETENGSSVKDVTCTTKRRERYGLIFAIVLTSLFYIILYIAPQSTSCKLKYPIEETNPAAQDNTAQPKNNTLQEG